One genomic window of Etheostoma spectabile isolate EspeVRDwgs_2016 chromosome 7, UIUC_Espe_1.0, whole genome shotgun sequence includes the following:
- the LOC116692531 gene encoding protein kinase C-binding protein 1 isoform X1: MHPQSLAEEEIKTESDVVEGMNASARSKVPDPPGSAERPVAPQKRKVSSPTHSSNGHSPSDTSPSPLKKKKKPGAVNSHKDQSELRHGPFYYMKQPALTTDPVDVVPQDGRNDFYCWLCHREGQVLCCELCPRVYHAKCLKLPAEPEGDWFCPECEVSRRRRKITVAECIETQSKAMTMLTIDQLSYLLKFALQKIKQPGTEPFQKPVSLEQHPDYAEYIFHPMDLSTLEKTIKKKMYGCTEAFLADMKWILHNCIIYNGGNHKLTATAKVLVKICEHEMNEIEVCPECYLSSCQKRDNWFCEPCSQPHPLVWAKLKGFPFWPAKALREKDGQVDARFFGQHDRAWVPINNCYLMSKEIPFSVKKTKSIFNSAMQEMEVYVENIRKKFGVFNYAPFRTPYTPNNQLQMLLDPSNPSAGTVKTEKTDKLRFNFDITASPKMVLSKSSTPSGMSRRVSMTDMPRSPMSTNSSVHTGSDGEQDMEKAGRNPAFHYSTGEESMDCTASPVSGKIGPAGSMAGSPKPFSPNVVPKQERTAGTGGILNLNLDRVKAEMDLKELSETVQQQQQQQHQQQQGVLAPLPSTKRPIRSLDKTIESCKAQLGIDEISEDVYKGVDHSDSEDSEKSDSSDSEYLSDEEHKPKSSAQDDKDKAERRRPKASAEEENKEGVAGTADKANPEPLLKDKQGSIGPDRDLQDKPRTPQSQPLADNKPKPLEEGRAAAVTSAAEQDSDSERELVIDLGDEHGGRDSKRAKREPGASSAKTLKEPNVVKLEGKLPSSAITAPSREAASNRKESLQPAITAALNLVSTAASGQPSATTATSGSTSAPPPASTSGSVTSPVPAAVKKQRPLLPKDTAQAVQRAVVWNPTKFQTSSQKWHMQKVQRQQQEEQSAAQTPAQSPGQTRSPQQLQSQQQNSSSNRYQTRQAAKVQKDMPQSTLSSTAAQVTSGSSTSFMSGDLQIPTGSAEVAADIAKYTNKIMDTIKGTMTEIYNDLSKSTSGNTIAEIRRLRIEIEKLQWLHQQELSEMKHNLELTMAEMRQSLEQERERLMAEVKKQMELEKQQAVDETKKKQWCANCRKEAIFYCCWNTSYCDYPCQQAHWPEHMKSCTQSATASQQEPEAESNSDPSLKSSSHSPATQTLPSGAGSISDKSNSPTYLDKSKDSAGVTVT; this comes from the exons TCAGAGCTAAGACATGGTCCCTTTTACTATATGAAGCAGCCAGCACTCACCACAGACCCTGTTGATGTTGTACCGCAGGACGGCAGGAATGACTTCTACTGCTGGCTGTGCCACCGCGAGGGCCAGGTGCTCTGCTGTGAGCTCTGCCCCAGGGTGTACCACGCCAAGTGCCTCAAACTACCAGCTGAGCCCGAGGGCGACTGGTTCTGTCCAGAGTGTGAGGTATCTCGCAGAAGACGT AAAATAACAGTTGCTGAATGCATTGAAACCCAGAGCAAGGCAATGACAATGCTGACAATAGACCAACTCTCCTACTTGCTCAAATTTGCACTCCAAAAGATTAAACAGCCTGGG ACTGAGCCTTTCCAGAAACCTGTGTCTCTGGAGCAGCACCCGGATTATGCAGAGTATATATTCCACCCCATGGACCTGTCTACTTTAGAGAAG actatcaaaaagaaaatgtatggcTGCACTGAAGCCTTTCTTGCTGACATGAAATGGATCTTACATAACTGCATCATCTATAATGGAG GTAATCACAAATTAACAGCAACTGCAAAGGTCCTTGTCAAGATTTGTGAACATGAG ATGAATGAGATTGAGGTGTGTCCAGAGTGCTATCTGTCTTCATGCCAAAAAAGGGACAACTGGTTTTGTGAGCCATGT AGTCAACCACACCCCCTTGTCTGGGCTAAGCTAAAGGGCTTTCCCTTCTGGCCAGCAAAAGCACTTCGGGAAAAGGACGGGCAGGTAGACGCACGTTTCTTTGGGCAACATGACAG GGCCTGGGTCCCCATAAACAACTGCTACCTCATGTCCAAAGAGATCCCTTTCTCTGTTAAGAAGACAAAGAGCATATTCAACAGTGCCATGCAAGAGATGGAAGTCTATGTGGAAAACATTCGCAAGAAATTTGGGGTCTTCAACTATGCACCCTTCCGCACTCCGTACACACCCAACAACCAGCTACAGATGCTACTGGACCCCTCCAACCCCAGTGCTGGGACagtgaaaacagagaaaactgaTAAACTTCGCTTCAACTTTGACATAACCGCATCTCCTAAGATGGTCCTCAGTAAGAGTTCCACACCCAGTGGCATGAGTCGGAGGGTCTCAATGACAGACATGCCTCGGTCTCCGATGAGCACCAACTCCTCAGTTCACACAGGGTCCGATGGGGAGCAGGATATGGAAAAGGCTGGCAGGAATCCTGCCTTCCACTACAGCACTGGAGAGGAATCAATGGACTGTACTG CATCTCCTGTCTCTGGGAAGATAGGTCCTGCAGGTAGCATGGCAGGCAGCCCGAAGCCCTTTAGCCCTAATGTGGTGCCCAAGCAGGAGAGGACTGCAGGCACTGGCGGCATCCTCAATCTCAACCTGG ATCGGGTAAAGGCTGAAATGGATCTGAAGGAGCTGAGTGAGACcgtgcaacaacaacaacagcagcaacatcagCAACAACAAGGAGTGTTGGCTCCCCTCCCCAGCACAAAGAGACCCATCAGGAGTCTGGACAAGACTATTGAGAGCTGCAAAGCACAGCTTG GAATAGATGAGATCTCTGAAGATGTGTATAAAGGAGTGGATCACAGTGACTCTGAGGACTCTGAGAAATCTGACTCAAGTGACAGCGAGTATCTCAGCGACGAGGAACACAAGCCAAAGAGCTCTGCCCAGGACGACAAGGACAAAGCAGAGAGAAGAAGGCCCAAAGCAAGCGCGGAGGAAGAGAATAAGGAGGGAGTTGCAGGGACAGCAGATAAAGCCAACCCTGAACCCCTGCTCAAAGACAAGCAGGGTAGCATTGGCCCAGATAGGGACCTCCAGGACAAGCCCAGAACGCCCCAGTCTCAGCCTCTCGCTGACAATAAACCCAAACCCCTAGAGGAGGGCAGAGCAGCTGCTGTCACATCAGCGGCTGAGCAAGACTCTGATTCTGAAAGAGAGCTGGTGATTGACCTGGGAGATGAACATGGAGGCCGTGACTCAAAAAGGGCAAAAAGAGAGCCAGGGGCTTCTTCTGCCAAAACTCTCAAAGAGCCTAATGTCGTCAAGTTGGAAG GAAAACTGCCTTCATCTGCTATAACTGCACCATCACGAGAAGCTGCCTCTAACCGGAAAGAGTCTTTGCAACCCGCCATCACAGCAGCCCTCAACCTTGTTTCCACTGCAGCTTCTGGTCAGCCCAGTGCCACCACGGCAACCAGCGGATCAACCAGTGCACCTCCTCCTGCCTCTACCTCAGGCTCCGTAACATCCCCAGTACCTGCAGCTGTAAAGAAACAGCGCCCTCTACTGCCTAAAGATACAGCTCAGGCAGTACAGCGGGCAGTGGTTTGGAATCCAACCAAATTCCAGACGTCCTCTCAGAAGTGGCATATGCAGAAGGtgcagaggcagcagcaggaaGAGCAGTCAGCAGCGCAGACACCGGCCCAGAGTCCGGGGCAGACGCGCAGCCCACAGCAGCTGCAGTCTCAACAGCAGAACTCCTCAAGTAACCGCTATCAGACCAGACAGGCGGCCAAGG TGCAAAAAGACATGCCTCAGAGTACTTTGTCATCCACTGCTGCCCAGGTCACATCTGGCAGCTCCACTTCTTTCATGTCAGGAGACTTGCAGATCCCTACAGGCTCAGCAGAGGTGGCTGCTGATATAGCCAAGTACACCAACAAA ATTATGGACACAATAAAAGGAACGATGACTGAAATATACAATGATCTTTCCAAAAGCACATCAGGAAACACAATTGCAGAG ATTCGACGGTTAAGGATAGAGattgagaaacttcagtggctGCATCAACAAGAGTTATCCGAGATGAAACACAATCTCG AACTGACGATGGCAGAGATGAGGCAGAGTCTGGAGCAGGAAAGAGAACGATTGATGGCTGAGGTTAAAAAACAGATGGAGTTGGAAAAGCAGCAGGCAGTGGAcgagaccaaaaaaaaacagtggtgcGCTAACTGCAGGAAGGAGGCCATCTTCTACTGCTGCTGGAATACCAGTTACTGTGATTACCCCTGTCAGCAAGCCCACTGGCCAGAACACATGAAGTCTTGCACACAGTCAG CCACAGCTTCGCAGCAAGAACCAGAAGCTGAGTCCAACTCCGACCCTTCGTTGAAATCTTCAAGCCACTCTCCAGCCACACAGACCCTGCCCTCAGGAGCAGGATCCATATCAGACAAAAGCAACTCTCCTACATATTTGGACAAGAGCAAGGACAGTGCTGGCGTAACTGTGACCTAA
- the LOC116692531 gene encoding protein kinase C-binding protein 1 isoform X2 — protein MHPQSLAEEEIKTESDVVEGMNASARSKVPDPPGSAERPVAPQKRKVSSPTHSSNGHSPSDTSPSPLKKKKKPGAVNSHKDQSELRHGPFYYMKQPALTTDPVDVVPQDGRNDFYCWLCHREGQVLCCELCPRVYHAKCLKLPAEPEGDWFCPECEKITVAECIETQSKAMTMLTIDQLSYLLKFALQKIKQPGTEPFQKPVSLEQHPDYAEYIFHPMDLSTLEKTIKKKMYGCTEAFLADMKWILHNCIIYNGGNHKLTATAKVLVKICEHEMNEIEVCPECYLSSCQKRDNWFCEPCSQPHPLVWAKLKGFPFWPAKALREKDGQVDARFFGQHDRAWVPINNCYLMSKEIPFSVKKTKSIFNSAMQEMEVYVENIRKKFGVFNYAPFRTPYTPNNQLQMLLDPSNPSAGTVKTEKTDKLRFNFDITASPKMVLSKSSTPSGMSRRVSMTDMPRSPMSTNSSVHTGSDGEQDMEKAGRNPAFHYSTGEESMDCTASPVSGKIGPAGSMAGSPKPFSPNVVPKQERTAGTGGILNLNLDRVKAEMDLKELSETVQQQQQQQHQQQQGVLAPLPSTKRPIRSLDKTIESCKAQLGIDEISEDVYKGVDHSDSEDSEKSDSSDSEYLSDEEHKPKSSAQDDKDKAERRRPKASAEEENKEGVAGTADKANPEPLLKDKQGSIGPDRDLQDKPRTPQSQPLADNKPKPLEEGRAAAVTSAAEQDSDSERELVIDLGDEHGGRDSKRAKREPGASSAKTLKEPNVVKLEGKLPSSAITAPSREAASNRKESLQPAITAALNLVSTAASGQPSATTATSGSTSAPPPASTSGSVTSPVPAAVKKQRPLLPKDTAQAVQRAVVWNPTKFQTSSQKWHMQKVQRQQQEEQSAAQTPAQSPGQTRSPQQLQSQQQNSSSNRYQTRQAAKVQKDMPQSTLSSTAAQVTSGSSTSFMSGDLQIPTGSAEVAADIAKYTNKIMDTIKGTMTEIYNDLSKSTSGNTIAEIRRLRIEIEKLQWLHQQELSEMKHNLELTMAEMRQSLEQERERLMAEVKKQMELEKQQAVDETKKKQWCANCRKEAIFYCCWNTSYCDYPCQQAHWPEHMKSCTQSATASQQEPEAESNSDPSLKSSSHSPATQTLPSGAGSISDKSNSPTYLDKSKDSAGVTVT, from the exons TCAGAGCTAAGACATGGTCCCTTTTACTATATGAAGCAGCCAGCACTCACCACAGACCCTGTTGATGTTGTACCGCAGGACGGCAGGAATGACTTCTACTGCTGGCTGTGCCACCGCGAGGGCCAGGTGCTCTGCTGTGAGCTCTGCCCCAGGGTGTACCACGCCAAGTGCCTCAAACTACCAGCTGAGCCCGAGGGCGACTGGTTCTGTCCAGAGTGTGAG AAAATAACAGTTGCTGAATGCATTGAAACCCAGAGCAAGGCAATGACAATGCTGACAATAGACCAACTCTCCTACTTGCTCAAATTTGCACTCCAAAAGATTAAACAGCCTGGG ACTGAGCCTTTCCAGAAACCTGTGTCTCTGGAGCAGCACCCGGATTATGCAGAGTATATATTCCACCCCATGGACCTGTCTACTTTAGAGAAG actatcaaaaagaaaatgtatggcTGCACTGAAGCCTTTCTTGCTGACATGAAATGGATCTTACATAACTGCATCATCTATAATGGAG GTAATCACAAATTAACAGCAACTGCAAAGGTCCTTGTCAAGATTTGTGAACATGAG ATGAATGAGATTGAGGTGTGTCCAGAGTGCTATCTGTCTTCATGCCAAAAAAGGGACAACTGGTTTTGTGAGCCATGT AGTCAACCACACCCCCTTGTCTGGGCTAAGCTAAAGGGCTTTCCCTTCTGGCCAGCAAAAGCACTTCGGGAAAAGGACGGGCAGGTAGACGCACGTTTCTTTGGGCAACATGACAG GGCCTGGGTCCCCATAAACAACTGCTACCTCATGTCCAAAGAGATCCCTTTCTCTGTTAAGAAGACAAAGAGCATATTCAACAGTGCCATGCAAGAGATGGAAGTCTATGTGGAAAACATTCGCAAGAAATTTGGGGTCTTCAACTATGCACCCTTCCGCACTCCGTACACACCCAACAACCAGCTACAGATGCTACTGGACCCCTCCAACCCCAGTGCTGGGACagtgaaaacagagaaaactgaTAAACTTCGCTTCAACTTTGACATAACCGCATCTCCTAAGATGGTCCTCAGTAAGAGTTCCACACCCAGTGGCATGAGTCGGAGGGTCTCAATGACAGACATGCCTCGGTCTCCGATGAGCACCAACTCCTCAGTTCACACAGGGTCCGATGGGGAGCAGGATATGGAAAAGGCTGGCAGGAATCCTGCCTTCCACTACAGCACTGGAGAGGAATCAATGGACTGTACTG CATCTCCTGTCTCTGGGAAGATAGGTCCTGCAGGTAGCATGGCAGGCAGCCCGAAGCCCTTTAGCCCTAATGTGGTGCCCAAGCAGGAGAGGACTGCAGGCACTGGCGGCATCCTCAATCTCAACCTGG ATCGGGTAAAGGCTGAAATGGATCTGAAGGAGCTGAGTGAGACcgtgcaacaacaacaacagcagcaacatcagCAACAACAAGGAGTGTTGGCTCCCCTCCCCAGCACAAAGAGACCCATCAGGAGTCTGGACAAGACTATTGAGAGCTGCAAAGCACAGCTTG GAATAGATGAGATCTCTGAAGATGTGTATAAAGGAGTGGATCACAGTGACTCTGAGGACTCTGAGAAATCTGACTCAAGTGACAGCGAGTATCTCAGCGACGAGGAACACAAGCCAAAGAGCTCTGCCCAGGACGACAAGGACAAAGCAGAGAGAAGAAGGCCCAAAGCAAGCGCGGAGGAAGAGAATAAGGAGGGAGTTGCAGGGACAGCAGATAAAGCCAACCCTGAACCCCTGCTCAAAGACAAGCAGGGTAGCATTGGCCCAGATAGGGACCTCCAGGACAAGCCCAGAACGCCCCAGTCTCAGCCTCTCGCTGACAATAAACCCAAACCCCTAGAGGAGGGCAGAGCAGCTGCTGTCACATCAGCGGCTGAGCAAGACTCTGATTCTGAAAGAGAGCTGGTGATTGACCTGGGAGATGAACATGGAGGCCGTGACTCAAAAAGGGCAAAAAGAGAGCCAGGGGCTTCTTCTGCCAAAACTCTCAAAGAGCCTAATGTCGTCAAGTTGGAAG GAAAACTGCCTTCATCTGCTATAACTGCACCATCACGAGAAGCTGCCTCTAACCGGAAAGAGTCTTTGCAACCCGCCATCACAGCAGCCCTCAACCTTGTTTCCACTGCAGCTTCTGGTCAGCCCAGTGCCACCACGGCAACCAGCGGATCAACCAGTGCACCTCCTCCTGCCTCTACCTCAGGCTCCGTAACATCCCCAGTACCTGCAGCTGTAAAGAAACAGCGCCCTCTACTGCCTAAAGATACAGCTCAGGCAGTACAGCGGGCAGTGGTTTGGAATCCAACCAAATTCCAGACGTCCTCTCAGAAGTGGCATATGCAGAAGGtgcagaggcagcagcaggaaGAGCAGTCAGCAGCGCAGACACCGGCCCAGAGTCCGGGGCAGACGCGCAGCCCACAGCAGCTGCAGTCTCAACAGCAGAACTCCTCAAGTAACCGCTATCAGACCAGACAGGCGGCCAAGG TGCAAAAAGACATGCCTCAGAGTACTTTGTCATCCACTGCTGCCCAGGTCACATCTGGCAGCTCCACTTCTTTCATGTCAGGAGACTTGCAGATCCCTACAGGCTCAGCAGAGGTGGCTGCTGATATAGCCAAGTACACCAACAAA ATTATGGACACAATAAAAGGAACGATGACTGAAATATACAATGATCTTTCCAAAAGCACATCAGGAAACACAATTGCAGAG ATTCGACGGTTAAGGATAGAGattgagaaacttcagtggctGCATCAACAAGAGTTATCCGAGATGAAACACAATCTCG AACTGACGATGGCAGAGATGAGGCAGAGTCTGGAGCAGGAAAGAGAACGATTGATGGCTGAGGTTAAAAAACAGATGGAGTTGGAAAAGCAGCAGGCAGTGGAcgagaccaaaaaaaaacagtggtgcGCTAACTGCAGGAAGGAGGCCATCTTCTACTGCTGCTGGAATACCAGTTACTGTGATTACCCCTGTCAGCAAGCCCACTGGCCAGAACACATGAAGTCTTGCACACAGTCAG CCACAGCTTCGCAGCAAGAACCAGAAGCTGAGTCCAACTCCGACCCTTCGTTGAAATCTTCAAGCCACTCTCCAGCCACACAGACCCTGCCCTCAGGAGCAGGATCCATATCAGACAAAAGCAACTCTCCTACATATTTGGACAAGAGCAAGGACAGTGCTGGCGTAACTGTGACCTAA
- the LOC116692531 gene encoding protein kinase C-binding protein 1 isoform X3: MNASARSKVPDPPGSAERPVAPQKRKVSSPTHSSNGHSPSDTSPSPLKKKKKPGAVNSHKDQSELRHGPFYYMKQPALTTDPVDVVPQDGRNDFYCWLCHREGQVLCCELCPRVYHAKCLKLPAEPEGDWFCPECEVSRRRRKITVAECIETQSKAMTMLTIDQLSYLLKFALQKIKQPGTEPFQKPVSLEQHPDYAEYIFHPMDLSTLEKTIKKKMYGCTEAFLADMKWILHNCIIYNGGNHKLTATAKVLVKICEHEMNEIEVCPECYLSSCQKRDNWFCEPCSQPHPLVWAKLKGFPFWPAKALREKDGQVDARFFGQHDRAWVPINNCYLMSKEIPFSVKKTKSIFNSAMQEMEVYVENIRKKFGVFNYAPFRTPYTPNNQLQMLLDPSNPSAGTVKTEKTDKLRFNFDITASPKMVLSKSSTPSGMSRRVSMTDMPRSPMSTNSSVHTGSDGEQDMEKAGRNPAFHYSTGEESMDCTASPVSGKIGPAGSMAGSPKPFSPNVVPKQERTAGTGGILNLNLDRVKAEMDLKELSETVQQQQQQQHQQQQGVLAPLPSTKRPIRSLDKTIESCKAQLGIDEISEDVYKGVDHSDSEDSEKSDSSDSEYLSDEEHKPKSSAQDDKDKAERRRPKASAEEENKEGVAGTADKANPEPLLKDKQGSIGPDRDLQDKPRTPQSQPLADNKPKPLEEGRAAAVTSAAEQDSDSERELVIDLGDEHGGRDSKRAKREPGASSAKTLKEPNVVKLEGKLPSSAITAPSREAASNRKESLQPAITAALNLVSTAASGQPSATTATSGSTSAPPPASTSGSVTSPVPAAVKKQRPLLPKDTAQAVQRAVVWNPTKFQTSSQKWHMQKVQRQQQEEQSAAQTPAQSPGQTRSPQQLQSQQQNSSSNRYQTRQAAKVQKDMPQSTLSSTAAQVTSGSSTSFMSGDLQIPTGSAEVAADIAKYTNKIMDTIKGTMTEIYNDLSKSTSGNTIAEIRRLRIEIEKLQWLHQQELSEMKHNLELTMAEMRQSLEQERERLMAEVKKQMELEKQQAVDETKKKQWCANCRKEAIFYCCWNTSYCDYPCQQAHWPEHMKSCTQSATASQQEPEAESNSDPSLKSSSHSPATQTLPSGAGSISDKSNSPTYLDKSKDSAGVTVT, translated from the exons TCAGAGCTAAGACATGGTCCCTTTTACTATATGAAGCAGCCAGCACTCACCACAGACCCTGTTGATGTTGTACCGCAGGACGGCAGGAATGACTTCTACTGCTGGCTGTGCCACCGCGAGGGCCAGGTGCTCTGCTGTGAGCTCTGCCCCAGGGTGTACCACGCCAAGTGCCTCAAACTACCAGCTGAGCCCGAGGGCGACTGGTTCTGTCCAGAGTGTGAGGTATCTCGCAGAAGACGT AAAATAACAGTTGCTGAATGCATTGAAACCCAGAGCAAGGCAATGACAATGCTGACAATAGACCAACTCTCCTACTTGCTCAAATTTGCACTCCAAAAGATTAAACAGCCTGGG ACTGAGCCTTTCCAGAAACCTGTGTCTCTGGAGCAGCACCCGGATTATGCAGAGTATATATTCCACCCCATGGACCTGTCTACTTTAGAGAAG actatcaaaaagaaaatgtatggcTGCACTGAAGCCTTTCTTGCTGACATGAAATGGATCTTACATAACTGCATCATCTATAATGGAG GTAATCACAAATTAACAGCAACTGCAAAGGTCCTTGTCAAGATTTGTGAACATGAG ATGAATGAGATTGAGGTGTGTCCAGAGTGCTATCTGTCTTCATGCCAAAAAAGGGACAACTGGTTTTGTGAGCCATGT AGTCAACCACACCCCCTTGTCTGGGCTAAGCTAAAGGGCTTTCCCTTCTGGCCAGCAAAAGCACTTCGGGAAAAGGACGGGCAGGTAGACGCACGTTTCTTTGGGCAACATGACAG GGCCTGGGTCCCCATAAACAACTGCTACCTCATGTCCAAAGAGATCCCTTTCTCTGTTAAGAAGACAAAGAGCATATTCAACAGTGCCATGCAAGAGATGGAAGTCTATGTGGAAAACATTCGCAAGAAATTTGGGGTCTTCAACTATGCACCCTTCCGCACTCCGTACACACCCAACAACCAGCTACAGATGCTACTGGACCCCTCCAACCCCAGTGCTGGGACagtgaaaacagagaaaactgaTAAACTTCGCTTCAACTTTGACATAACCGCATCTCCTAAGATGGTCCTCAGTAAGAGTTCCACACCCAGTGGCATGAGTCGGAGGGTCTCAATGACAGACATGCCTCGGTCTCCGATGAGCACCAACTCCTCAGTTCACACAGGGTCCGATGGGGAGCAGGATATGGAAAAGGCTGGCAGGAATCCTGCCTTCCACTACAGCACTGGAGAGGAATCAATGGACTGTACTG CATCTCCTGTCTCTGGGAAGATAGGTCCTGCAGGTAGCATGGCAGGCAGCCCGAAGCCCTTTAGCCCTAATGTGGTGCCCAAGCAGGAGAGGACTGCAGGCACTGGCGGCATCCTCAATCTCAACCTGG ATCGGGTAAAGGCTGAAATGGATCTGAAGGAGCTGAGTGAGACcgtgcaacaacaacaacagcagcaacatcagCAACAACAAGGAGTGTTGGCTCCCCTCCCCAGCACAAAGAGACCCATCAGGAGTCTGGACAAGACTATTGAGAGCTGCAAAGCACAGCTTG GAATAGATGAGATCTCTGAAGATGTGTATAAAGGAGTGGATCACAGTGACTCTGAGGACTCTGAGAAATCTGACTCAAGTGACAGCGAGTATCTCAGCGACGAGGAACACAAGCCAAAGAGCTCTGCCCAGGACGACAAGGACAAAGCAGAGAGAAGAAGGCCCAAAGCAAGCGCGGAGGAAGAGAATAAGGAGGGAGTTGCAGGGACAGCAGATAAAGCCAACCCTGAACCCCTGCTCAAAGACAAGCAGGGTAGCATTGGCCCAGATAGGGACCTCCAGGACAAGCCCAGAACGCCCCAGTCTCAGCCTCTCGCTGACAATAAACCCAAACCCCTAGAGGAGGGCAGAGCAGCTGCTGTCACATCAGCGGCTGAGCAAGACTCTGATTCTGAAAGAGAGCTGGTGATTGACCTGGGAGATGAACATGGAGGCCGTGACTCAAAAAGGGCAAAAAGAGAGCCAGGGGCTTCTTCTGCCAAAACTCTCAAAGAGCCTAATGTCGTCAAGTTGGAAG GAAAACTGCCTTCATCTGCTATAACTGCACCATCACGAGAAGCTGCCTCTAACCGGAAAGAGTCTTTGCAACCCGCCATCACAGCAGCCCTCAACCTTGTTTCCACTGCAGCTTCTGGTCAGCCCAGTGCCACCACGGCAACCAGCGGATCAACCAGTGCACCTCCTCCTGCCTCTACCTCAGGCTCCGTAACATCCCCAGTACCTGCAGCTGTAAAGAAACAGCGCCCTCTACTGCCTAAAGATACAGCTCAGGCAGTACAGCGGGCAGTGGTTTGGAATCCAACCAAATTCCAGACGTCCTCTCAGAAGTGGCATATGCAGAAGGtgcagaggcagcagcaggaaGAGCAGTCAGCAGCGCAGACACCGGCCCAGAGTCCGGGGCAGACGCGCAGCCCACAGCAGCTGCAGTCTCAACAGCAGAACTCCTCAAGTAACCGCTATCAGACCAGACAGGCGGCCAAGG TGCAAAAAGACATGCCTCAGAGTACTTTGTCATCCACTGCTGCCCAGGTCACATCTGGCAGCTCCACTTCTTTCATGTCAGGAGACTTGCAGATCCCTACAGGCTCAGCAGAGGTGGCTGCTGATATAGCCAAGTACACCAACAAA ATTATGGACACAATAAAAGGAACGATGACTGAAATATACAATGATCTTTCCAAAAGCACATCAGGAAACACAATTGCAGAG ATTCGACGGTTAAGGATAGAGattgagaaacttcagtggctGCATCAACAAGAGTTATCCGAGATGAAACACAATCTCG AACTGACGATGGCAGAGATGAGGCAGAGTCTGGAGCAGGAAAGAGAACGATTGATGGCTGAGGTTAAAAAACAGATGGAGTTGGAAAAGCAGCAGGCAGTGGAcgagaccaaaaaaaaacagtggtgcGCTAACTGCAGGAAGGAGGCCATCTTCTACTGCTGCTGGAATACCAGTTACTGTGATTACCCCTGTCAGCAAGCCCACTGGCCAGAACACATGAAGTCTTGCACACAGTCAG CCACAGCTTCGCAGCAAGAACCAGAAGCTGAGTCCAACTCCGACCCTTCGTTGAAATCTTCAAGCCACTCTCCAGCCACACAGACCCTGCCCTCAGGAGCAGGATCCATATCAGACAAAAGCAACTCTCCTACATATTTGGACAAGAGCAAGGACAGTGCTGGCGTAACTGTGACCTAA